The DNA segment GATGAAGATTCAATCGGTGGTCACTTCCTACATCTACTCAATGGCAAGGCGCCATCAGAGCAACATCGCCGCGTAATGGATGTGTCGCTTATTTTGTATGCCGAGCATGAGTTTAATGCATCAACCTTTACTGCGCGTGTGTGTGCATCAACCTTGTCAGATATGTACTCTTGTATTACAGGTGCTATCGGTACACTTCGTGGCCCACTGCATGGCGGCGCGAATGAAGCGGCTATGGATATGATCCAAAAGTTTAGCTCGCCTGAAGATGCCAAAGAGCAGATGGCAGGTATGCTTGAGCGTAAAGAGAAGATTATGGGTTTTGGCCATGCGATTTATCGCACTTCAGATCCACGTAACGTAATCATCAAAGCCTGGTCTAAAAAACTCGGAGCAGAGTTTGGTGACAGCTCACTATATGACATCTCAGTAGCCTGTGAAGAGTTTATGTGGGACACCAAGAAGCTTTTCTGTAACGCCGACTTCTTCCACGCATCGGCTTATCACTTTATGGGCATTCCGACTAAGTTGTTTACGCCTATCTTTGTCTGCTCACGCTTAACGGGCTGGGCTGCACACGTGATGGAGCAGCGCTCTAACAACCGTATCATCCGCCCAAGTGCCGACTACACCGGCAGCGAGCCACGTACGGTTACACCAATCAGTGAAAGATAGAAGCTAGAACTTAGAGTCTAGAACTCAGGACCTAGGACTTAGAATTTAGGACCTAGGACTTAGAATTTAGGACCTAGGACCTAGGACCTAAAAGCGAAGCGCCCTCGAACCTAGCACCTTATTTTAGCTTTTGATTGTGCTTTTGATTGTATAGCAGGGCTTCTTTTAAGAGGTATTAGCCCGCTCTAGCCGCGAAGCGTCCTAGCAGTGAGCCTGCGAACGCCCTAGAACCTAGAACCTAGAACCTAGGACCTAGCATCTCGAACCTAGCACCTAGCAGCATATAAAATTGGAATGCGTTATGAATCCTATGAATACGAATTACCGTAAACCTTTACCCGGCAGCGACCTCGATTACTTCGATACCGAAGCGGCTGTGAATGCCATCAGCCCTGGCGCTTATGCCAAACTGCCTTATAGCTCTCGTGTGTATGCCGAGAACTTGGTGCGCCGCTGTAGCCCTGAGTCACTCAGCGATTGCCTGAGCCAAATCATTCACCGCAAGCGCGATCTCGACTTTCCTTGGTATCCAGCCCGCGTTGTGTGCCACGATATTCTCGGCCAAACCGCATTGGTTGACTTAGCCGGCCTACGCGACGCAATTGCCGACAAGGGCGGCGACCCGTCAAAAGTGAACCCTGTAGTACCGACTCAGTTGATTGTCGATCACTCGCTGGCGGTTGAGCATGCGGGTTTTGAAAAAGATGCCTTTGAGAAAAACCGTGCCATCGAAGACAGACGCAATCAAGATAGGTTCCACTTTATTAACTGGACCAAAACCGCCTTTGAAAATATCGATGTCATTCAGCCCGGCAACGGCATCATGCATCAGATCAATCTCGAGAAGATGTCGCCCGTTATACAAGCCCGAGATGGCGTTGCGTTCCCCGATACTTTAGTCGGTACCGACAGCCACACGCCTCATGTCGATGCGCTAGGCGTTATCGCTATCGGTGTTGGTGGCTTAGAGGCTGAAAGCGTAATGCTAGGCCGTCCATCATATATGCGACTACCCGATATTGTCGGCGTCGAGCTGGTGGGTAAGCGCCAAAGCGGCATTACCGCAACCGATATCGTACTGGCCATTACCGAGTTTTTACGTAATGAGAAAGTGGTATCGACTTACCTAGAGTTCTTCGGCGAAGGCGCTGCAAATCTGACATTGGGCGATCGCGCTACAATTTCAAACATGACGCCGGAGTTTGGTGCAACCGCTGCCATGTTCTATATCGATGATAAGACAATCGATTACCTCAAACTGACTGGCCGCGATGACAAACAAGTTAAGCTAGTTGAGACCTATGCCAAACAAGCCGGTCTTTGGGCGGATAGCTTGCAAGATGCCGAGTACGAGCGAGTGCTGCGTTTCGATTTATCAAGCGTTGGTCGTAATATTGCCGGGCCGTCTAATCCACACCGTCGTGTTGCAACGGCCGACCTTGCCGCAAAGGGGATAAGTGGCTATCTTGATTCAGAGCTTGAAGAGGCGGGCTTAATGCCTGACGGCGCGTGTATTATTGCCGCCATCACCAGTTGTACCAATACATCTAATCCTCGCAATGTGATTGCCGCTGGCTTACTTGCACGTAACGCTAATGCGAAAGGCTTAACCCGTAAGCCATGGGTTAAAACATCACTGGCGCCGGGCTCAAAAGCGGTGCAGTTATACCTTGAAGATGCCAACTTGTTGACTGAGCTTGAAGCATTAGGCTTTGGTATCGTCGGCTTTGCTTGTACCACCTGTAACGGCATGAGCGGCGCGCTAGACCCTGTTATTCAGCAAGAAGTTATCGATCGCGATCTGTACACCACTGCCGTGCTCAGCGGAAACCGTAACTTCGATGGCCGTATTCACCCCTACGCTAAGCAAGCCTTCCTTGCATCGCCACCATTAGTGGTCGCCTATGCGATTGCGGGCACTATTCGCTTCGATATTGAAAAGGATGTGCTGGGCCAAGACAGTAACGGCAACGACATTCTGCTTAAAGATCTGTGGCCATCTGATGAAGAGATTGATGCGGTGATCGCTCAAAGCGTTAAGCCTGAGCAGTTCCGTAAAGTCTACGAGCCAATGTTCGACCTCAAAGTCGACTACGGCGACGATAACGAGCTAAAGGTTAATCCACAATATGAGTGGCGTCCACAGAGTACTTATATTCGCAGACCTCCTTATTGGGAAGGCGCGTTAGCTGGCGAGCGCACCATGAAAGGCATGAGGCCGCTTGCGGTTCTGGGTGACAACATCACCACCGATCATCTATCACCATCAAACGCGATTATGCTCGACAGTGCAGCCGGAGCGTACCTGCATAAGATGGGCTTACCGGAAGTCGACTTTAACTCCTACGCGACTCACCGCGGCGATCACTTAACCGCCCAGCGTGCCACCTTTGCTAACCCTAAGCTGTTTAACGAAATGGTGACCCAGTTAGGTAAAAACGGCGAAGTCGAGGTGAAGCAGGGCTCTTTTGCACGTATTGAGCCAGAAGGTGCTGAATCACGCATGTGGGAAGCGATTGAAACCTACATGGAGCGCAAGCAGCCACTT comes from the Shewanella halifaxensis HAW-EB4 genome and includes:
- the prpC gene encoding bifunctional 2-methylcitrate synthase/citrate synthase yields the protein MVDKTEVSKKIGGAGLRGQSAGETALCTVGKSGSGLTYCGYDVSDLADNATFEEVAYLLFNGELPNQTQLDHYKTELFAHRDLPQALKEVLQRIPAEAHPMDVMRTGCSFLGNLEPENDFSEQNRAANRLLAAFPAIMCYWYKFSHEGVEIDCVTDEDSIGGHFLHLLNGKAPSEQHRRVMDVSLILYAEHEFNASTFTARVCASTLSDMYSCITGAIGTLRGPLHGGANEAAMDMIQKFSSPEDAKEQMAGMLERKEKIMGFGHAIYRTSDPRNVIIKAWSKKLGAEFGDSSLYDISVACEEFMWDTKKLFCNADFFHASAYHFMGIPTKLFTPIFVCSRLTGWAAHVMEQRSNNRIIRPSADYTGSEPRTVTPISER
- the acnD gene encoding Fe/S-dependent 2-methylisocitrate dehydratase AcnD, with amino-acid sequence MNTNYRKPLPGSDLDYFDTEAAVNAISPGAYAKLPYSSRVYAENLVRRCSPESLSDCLSQIIHRKRDLDFPWYPARVVCHDILGQTALVDLAGLRDAIADKGGDPSKVNPVVPTQLIVDHSLAVEHAGFEKDAFEKNRAIEDRRNQDRFHFINWTKTAFENIDVIQPGNGIMHQINLEKMSPVIQARDGVAFPDTLVGTDSHTPHVDALGVIAIGVGGLEAESVMLGRPSYMRLPDIVGVELVGKRQSGITATDIVLAITEFLRNEKVVSTYLEFFGEGAANLTLGDRATISNMTPEFGATAAMFYIDDKTIDYLKLTGRDDKQVKLVETYAKQAGLWADSLQDAEYERVLRFDLSSVGRNIAGPSNPHRRVATADLAAKGISGYLDSELEEAGLMPDGACIIAAITSCTNTSNPRNVIAAGLLARNANAKGLTRKPWVKTSLAPGSKAVQLYLEDANLLTELEALGFGIVGFACTTCNGMSGALDPVIQQEVIDRDLYTTAVLSGNRNFDGRIHPYAKQAFLASPPLVVAYAIAGTIRFDIEKDVLGQDSNGNDILLKDLWPSDEEIDAVIAQSVKPEQFRKVYEPMFDLKVDYGDDNELKVNPQYEWRPQSTYIRRPPYWEGALAGERTMKGMRPLAVLGDNITTDHLSPSNAIMLDSAAGAYLHKMGLPEVDFNSYATHRGDHLTAQRATFANPKLFNEMVTQLGKNGEVEVKQGSFARIEPEGAESRMWEAIETYMERKQPLIIIAGADYGQGSSRDWAAKGVRLAGVEVIVAEGFERIHRTNLVGMGVLPLEFTNGANRHTYQIDGTETYDVLGERTPGAHLTVIMTRSNGEVAEIPVKCRLDTAEEVSIYEAGGILQRFAQDFLESST